A genomic region of Desulfovibrio sp. TomC contains the following coding sequences:
- the nifJ gene encoding pyruvate:ferredoxin (flavodoxin) oxidoreductase, with product MAKKMKSMDGNTATTHIAYALSDTAAIYPITPSSTMGEIADEWAAKGLKNIFGQTVTIREMQSEAGAAGAVHGSLAAGALTTTFTASQGLLLMIPNMFKIAGELLPAVFHVTARAIATHALSIFGDHSDVMSARSTGFAFLASASVQECMDLALVTHLAAIESSVPFLHFFDGFRTSHEIQKIEVIDYEDIKALVPHEKIAAFRARSMNPEHPDLRGTAQNPDIFFQGRERSNPYYQVLPGIVSAMMDKVAAVTGRPYKLFDYVGAPDAERVIISMGSSCETIEEVVNYLVAKGEKVGLVKVRLFRPFAPDYLFKVLPASAKVVTVLDRCKEPGSLGDPLYEDICSAYVERGGPIPKLMTGRYGLGSKEFRPGMVQAIFDNMAAAAPKRHFVVGILDDVSGQSLPSAGVLPTVPEGTVQCKFWGFGSDGTVGANKSAIKIIGDNTDLYAQGYFAYDSKKSGGITVSHLRFGKKPIQSTYLVDAADYIACHKPSYVNTYEILEGIKDGGTFVLNSSWNTAEELEKNLPGHMLRTIADKKIKVYNIDAVAIGAKVGLGARINMIMQTAFFKLAGVLPIEEAISLLKDSIKKTYGNKGEKIVKMNIDAVDMAMEGLVEITVPAAWASAADAPAAAVNEPEYFNKVIRPILAQKGDEVPVSAFAENGSFPTATAQYEKRGVAINIPHWLKENCIQCNQCSFVCPHATIRPFLADEAEMAKAPASFDTLPATGKELKGMAYRMQVFPMDCMGCGSCADVCPAKQKALVMKPLETEAADQIANHAFAMTVANKGKLVKRENLKGSQFYQPLLEFSGACAGCGETPYVKLITQLFGERMMVANATGCSSIWGGSAPTAPYALNADGHGPAWNNSLFEDAAEFGFGYSMALTQRRAKLADKVTAALAGDVADDVRAALAGWLQNKDDAAGSRLYGDQLKSLLAASDPVQAGILADADLYTKKSVWVFGGDGWAYDIGYGGLDHVIASGEDINILVMDTEVYSNTGGQASKATPLGAIAKFASAGKVTGKKDLARMAMTYGYVYVASVAMGADKNQTLKAFLEAEAHKGPSIVIAYAPCINQGIRKGMGKSMEEAKLAVETGYWPLFRFNPDAKAEGKNPLTIDSKAPAGDFQAFLSGEVRYAALEKLAPEHSKKYRATMEEAYKERYQQLQYLAAMPVFGEAAPAADAKGEEDPAFCAAPATAEHARPDNGDPCDEGRSGK from the coding sequence ATGGCCAAGAAGATGAAAAGCATGGACGGCAACACCGCCACCACGCATATCGCCTACGCATTAAGCGATACGGCGGCCATTTATCCCATTACCCCCTCGTCCACCATGGGCGAAATCGCTGACGAGTGGGCAGCCAAGGGCCTTAAAAACATCTTCGGCCAGACTGTGACCATCCGTGAAATGCAGTCCGAGGCCGGAGCAGCCGGCGCGGTCCACGGCTCCCTGGCCGCCGGCGCGCTGACCACCACGTTCACCGCCTCCCAGGGCCTGTTGCTCATGATCCCCAACATGTTCAAGATCGCCGGCGAACTGCTGCCGGCCGTCTTTCATGTGACGGCCCGGGCCATTGCCACCCATGCCCTGTCGATCTTCGGCGACCATTCCGACGTCATGAGCGCCCGCTCCACCGGCTTTGCCTTCCTGGCTTCGGCCTCGGTGCAGGAGTGCATGGACCTGGCCCTGGTCACCCATCTGGCCGCCATCGAATCGAGTGTGCCGTTCCTGCATTTCTTCGACGGGTTCCGCACCTCGCACGAAATCCAGAAGATTGAAGTCATCGATTACGAAGACATCAAAGCCTTGGTCCCCCACGAGAAGATCGCCGCCTTCCGCGCCCGCTCCATGAACCCCGAGCACCCCGATCTGCGCGGCACCGCCCAGAACCCGGACATCTTCTTCCAGGGCCGCGAGCGCTCCAATCCCTACTATCAGGTCCTGCCCGGCATCGTGTCGGCCATGATGGACAAGGTGGCCGCCGTGACCGGCCGCCCCTACAAGCTTTTTGACTACGTGGGCGCGCCCGACGCCGAACGCGTCATCATCTCCATGGGCTCCTCGTGTGAAACCATCGAGGAAGTGGTCAACTACCTCGTCGCCAAGGGCGAGAAGGTCGGTCTGGTCAAGGTCCGCCTGTTTAGGCCCTTTGCCCCGGACTATCTCTTCAAGGTCCTGCCGGCCTCGGCCAAGGTGGTCACGGTCCTTGACCGCTGCAAGGAGCCGGGAAGCCTCGGCGATCCGCTCTACGAAGACATCTGCTCGGCCTACGTCGAACGCGGCGGCCCGATTCCCAAGCTCATGACCGGCCGGTACGGCCTGGGATCCAAGGAATTTCGCCCCGGCATGGTCCAGGCCATCTTCGACAACATGGCCGCTGCCGCGCCCAAGCGTCACTTCGTGGTCGGCATCCTCGACGACGTTTCCGGCCAGTCCCTGCCCTCGGCCGGCGTGCTGCCCACGGTTCCCGAAGGCACTGTGCAGTGCAAGTTCTGGGGCTTTGGCTCCGACGGAACCGTCGGCGCCAACAAGTCCGCCATCAAAATTATCGGCGACAACACCGATCTCTATGCCCAGGGCTACTTTGCCTACGACTCCAAAAAGTCCGGCGGCATCACCGTCTCCCACCTGCGTTTCGGCAAGAAGCCCATCCAGTCCACCTACCTGGTTGACGCGGCCGACTACATTGCCTGTCACAAGCCGAGCTATGTCAATACCTACGAGATCCTGGAAGGCATCAAGGACGGCGGCACCTTCGTCCTGAACTCCTCCTGGAACACGGCCGAAGAGCTGGAGAAAAACCTGCCCGGCCATATGCTGCGCACCATCGCCGACAAGAAGATCAAGGTCTACAACATTGATGCCGTGGCCATCGGGGCCAAGGTCGGCCTTGGCGCACGCATCAACATGATCATGCAGACGGCGTTTTTCAAGCTGGCCGGCGTGCTGCCCATCGAGGAAGCCATCAGCCTGCTGAAGGACTCCATCAAAAAGACCTACGGCAACAAGGGCGAGAAAATCGTCAAGATGAACATCGACGCCGTGGACATGGCCATGGAAGGCCTGGTTGAAATCACCGTGCCGGCTGCCTGGGCCAGCGCGGCCGATGCCCCGGCCGCGGCCGTCAACGAGCCGGAGTACTTCAACAAGGTCATCCGCCCCATCCTGGCCCAGAAGGGGGACGAGGTGCCGGTCTCGGCCTTTGCCGAAAACGGCTCCTTCCCGACGGCTACCGCCCAGTACGAGAAGCGCGGCGTGGCCATAAACATCCCCCACTGGCTCAAAGAGAACTGCATCCAGTGCAACCAGTGCTCGTTTGTGTGCCCCCACGCCACCATCCGCCCCTTCCTGGCCGACGAGGCCGAGATGGCCAAGGCTCCGGCCTCTTTTGACACCCTGCCGGCCACTGGCAAGGAACTCAAAGGCATGGCCTACCGGATGCAGGTCTTCCCCATGGACTGCATGGGCTGCGGCTCTTGCGCCGACGTCTGTCCGGCCAAGCAGAAGGCCCTGGTCATGAAGCCTCTAGAGACCGAGGCGGCCGATCAGATCGCCAACCACGCCTTTGCCATGACCGTGGCCAACAAAGGCAAGCTGGTCAAACGCGAAAACCTCAAGGGCAGCCAGTTCTACCAGCCGCTGCTTGAGTTCTCGGGCGCGTGCGCCGGTTGCGGCGAAACCCCCTACGTCAAGCTCATCACCCAGCTCTTTGGCGAACGCATGATGGTGGCCAACGCCACGGGTTGCTCCTCCATTTGGGGCGGCTCGGCTCCCACGGCCCCCTATGCCTTAAACGCCGACGGCCACGGCCCGGCCTGGAACAACTCCCTGTTCGAGGACGCCGCCGAGTTCGGCTTCGGCTACTCCATGGCGCTGACCCAGCGTCGGGCCAAGCTGGCCGACAAGGTGACCGCCGCCCTGGCCGGCGACGTTGCCGACGACGTGCGTGCCGCCCTGGCCGGTTGGTTGCAAAACAAGGACGATGCCGCTGGTTCGCGCCTCTACGGCGATCAGCTAAAGTCCCTGCTTGCCGCGTCCGATCCGGTTCAGGCCGGCATCCTGGCCGACGCCGATCTCTACACCAAGAAATCCGTCTGGGTCTTCGGCGGCGACGGCTGGGCTTATGACATCGGCTACGGCGGCCTCGACCACGTCATCGCCTCGGGCGAAGACATCAATATCCTGGTCATGGACACCGAGGTGTACTCCAACACCGGCGGTCAGGCCTCCAAGGCCACGCCGCTCGGGGCCATCGCCAAGTTTGCCTCGGCCGGCAAGGTCACGGGTAAAAAGGATCTGGCCCGCATGGCCATGACATACGGCTACGTCTACGTGGCCTCGGTGGCCATGGGCGCGGACAAGAACCAGACGCTCAAGGCCTTCCTGGAAGCCGAAGCCCACAAGGGACCCTCCATCGTCATCGCCTACGCCCCCTGCATCAACCAGGGCATCCGCAAAGGCATGGGCAAATCCATGGAAGAGGCCAAACTGGCGGTCGAGACCGGCTACTGGCCGCTGTTCCGCTTCAACCCCGATGCCAAGGCCGAAGGCAAGAACCCGTTGACCATCGACTCCAAGGCCCCGGCCGGCGACTTCCAGGCCTTCCTGTCCGGCGAGGTCCGCTACGCCGCTCTGGAAAAGCTTGCCCCCGAGCATTCCAAGAAATACCGCGCCACCATGGAAGAGGCCTACAAGGAACGCTACCAGCAGTTGCAGTACCTGGCCGCCATGCCGGTCTTTGGCGAAGCGGCCCCGGCCGCTGACGCCAAGGGCGAAGAAGATCCGGCCTTTTGCGCCGCACCGGCCACTGCCGAACACGCCCGTCCCGATAACGGCGACCCCTGTGACGAAGGCCGTTCGGGCAAATAA
- a CDS encoding FAD-binding oxidoreductase, translated as MSNHLSQKFEEIVGKGNVLASEVDRHSYSYDAAVLPPKLPALAVRPETPEALGRVVKTCNELGLPLTVRGSGTNLSGGTIPSVGGVVALTGALNKIIEINEADMYAVVQTGVVTAKFATEVAKRGLFYPPDPGSQAVSTLGGNVAENAGGLRGLKYGVTKDYVMGMSFYDVDGELVKTGSRTVKCVTGMNLHGLMVGSEGTLGVFNEIILKLVPPPKASKAMMAIFDDLGKASETVAAIIAAKIVPATLEYMDDFTIRTVEDFAHAGLPTDAKALLLIEVDGHPAQVEDEAAEVEAICKRIGATRIQVAKDAAERNKVWEARRAALSALARVRPTTVLEDATVPRSKIPAMIGALEAIAAKYKLTIGTFGHAGDGNLHPTILTDKRDHVEYARVEAAIDEIFDVALSLGGTLSGEHGIGTAKSKYMVKEVGLGSIQYAKRLKAALDPKGILNPGKITGE; from the coding sequence ATGAGTAACCACCTGTCCCAGAAGTTCGAGGAAATCGTCGGCAAAGGCAATGTCCTGGCCAGCGAGGTGGACCGCCACAGCTATTCGTACGATGCGGCGGTCCTTCCCCCCAAACTCCCGGCCCTGGCTGTGCGACCGGAGACGCCCGAGGCTCTGGGACGGGTGGTGAAAACCTGCAATGAGCTCGGGTTGCCGCTGACCGTGCGCGGCTCGGGCACGAATTTAAGCGGCGGCACCATCCCCTCCGTGGGAGGCGTGGTGGCCCTGACCGGCGCCCTCAACAAGATCATCGAGATCAACGAAGCCGACATGTACGCCGTGGTCCAGACCGGCGTGGTGACGGCCAAGTTCGCCACCGAGGTGGCCAAGCGGGGTCTGTTCTACCCGCCTGACCCCGGCAGCCAGGCCGTGTCCACCCTTGGCGGCAACGTGGCGGAAAACGCCGGCGGCCTTCGCGGCCTCAAATACGGCGTGACCAAAGACTATGTTATGGGCATGAGCTTTTATGACGTGGACGGCGAACTGGTCAAAACCGGTTCGCGCACCGTCAAATGCGTCACCGGCATGAACCTGCACGGCCTCATGGTCGGCTCCGAAGGCACCTTGGGCGTTTTTAACGAGATCATTTTGAAGCTCGTGCCGCCGCCCAAGGCCAGCAAGGCCATGATGGCCATCTTCGACGATCTGGGCAAAGCCTCCGAGACCGTCGCCGCCATCATCGCTGCCAAGATTGTGCCGGCTACGCTTGAATACATGGACGACTTCACCATCCGCACCGTCGAGGACTTCGCCCACGCCGGGCTCCCCACCGACGCCAAGGCGCTTTTGCTCATCGAAGTGGACGGCCACCCGGCCCAGGTCGAGGACGAGGCGGCCGAGGTCGAGGCCATCTGCAAACGCATCGGCGCGACCCGTATTCAAGTGGCCAAGGACGCGGCCGAGCGCAACAAGGTCTGGGAAGCCCGCCGGGCAGCCCTGTCGGCCCTGGCCCGGGTGCGCCCGACCACGGTGCTTGAAGACGCTACTGTGCCGCGCTCCAAGATCCCGGCCATGATCGGGGCCCTTGAAGCCATTGCGGCCAAGTACAAACTGACCATCGGCACCTTCGGCCATGCCGGCGACGGCAATCTGCACCCCACCATCCTCACCGACAAGCGCGACCATGTCGAATACGCCCGGGTGGAAGCGGCCATTGACGAAATCTTCGACGTGGCCCTGTCCCTTGGCGGCACGCTTTCCGGCGAGCACGGCATCGGCACGGCCAAGTCCAAGTACATGGTCAAGGAAGTGGGCCTGGGGTCCATCCAGTACGCCAAGCGCTTAAAGGCCGCCCTCGATCCCAAGGGTATCCTCAATCCCGGCAAGATCACGGGGGAATGA
- a CDS encoding (Fe-S)-binding protein: MSEMRQLVGLLKQIDDQLVACMRCGMCQAVCPIYTETGLEGHVARGKIALLECLADEVIKDPAGVKDRLDACLLCGSCQANCPSGVKALDIFLKARAFLTGYYGLPPVKRAIFRGLLKNPRFFDSVLGIASKFQGLFTKPVNDMLGSSCARVFSDLIGGRHFAPLAGTALHEAAAERDAPRRFSGLKAAFFYGCVVDKMFPRIGEAVLKVCDHHGVGVFMPHAQACCGIPALSSGDRETFEALVAHNMTLFGDADFDVLVTPCATCTSTIKKLWPLMAEGLPETTKFKIREMAAKVKDISAFLIQDVGVVPADLPVAGEPVAVTYHDPCHLKKSLGISAEPRALIAANPRYKLVEMDGADSCCGSGGSFTLQHYDLSKRIGKHKRDNIVATGATVAATSCPACMLQIGDMLSQAGDMLAIKHPVEIYAETLAGR; the protein is encoded by the coding sequence ATGAGCGAGATGCGTCAGCTCGTCGGCCTCTTGAAGCAGATCGACGACCAGCTCGTGGCCTGCATGCGCTGCGGCATGTGCCAGGCCGTGTGTCCCATCTACACCGAGACCGGGCTTGAAGGGCATGTGGCCCGGGGCAAGATCGCCCTGCTCGAATGTCTGGCCGATGAAGTCATCAAAGACCCGGCCGGCGTCAAGGATCGCCTGGACGCCTGCCTCCTTTGCGGCTCATGCCAGGCCAACTGTCCCAGCGGCGTCAAGGCGCTGGACATTTTCCTCAAGGCCCGGGCTTTCCTCACCGGCTACTACGGCCTGCCGCCGGTCAAGCGGGCCATCTTCCGGGGGCTTCTTAAAAATCCCCGGTTCTTCGACTCGGTGCTCGGCATTGCCTCAAAGTTCCAGGGGCTTTTCACCAAGCCGGTCAACGACATGCTCGGCTCGTCCTGCGCCCGGGTCTTTTCCGACCTGATCGGCGGGCGGCATTTCGCTCCCCTGGCCGGCACGGCTTTGCACGAAGCAGCGGCCGAACGCGACGCCCCGCGCAGGTTTTCCGGCCTCAAGGCGGCGTTTTTCTACGGCTGCGTGGTAGACAAGATGTTCCCGCGCATCGGCGAGGCTGTCTTAAAAGTCTGCGACCACCACGGCGTGGGCGTCTTCATGCCTCATGCCCAGGCCTGCTGCGGCATTCCGGCCCTGTCTTCCGGCGACCGGGAGACCTTCGAGGCCCTAGTGGCCCACAATATGACGCTCTTTGGCGACGCCGACTTCGACGTGCTGGTGACGCCCTGCGCCACCTGCACCTCCACCATCAAGAAGCTTTGGCCGCTGATGGCCGAAGGCCTGCCCGAAACCACCAAGTTCAAGATTCGGGAAATGGCCGCCAAGGTCAAAGACATAAGCGCCTTCCTGATCCAGGATGTGGGCGTGGTTCCGGCTGACCTTCCGGTTGCCGGGGAGCCGGTCGCCGTCACCTACCATGACCCCTGCCACCTGAAAAAATCCCTGGGGATTTCCGCCGAACCCAGGGCGCTTATTGCCGCCAACCCGCGTTACAAACTGGTTGAAATGGATGGCGCGGATTCCTGCTGTGGCTCCGGCGGGAGCTTCACCCTGCAGCATTACGACCTGTCCAAGCGCATCGGCAAACATAAGCGGGACAACATCGTGGCCACCGGCGCAACAGTCGCAGCCACCAGTTGTCCGGCCTGCATGCTCCAGATAGGCGACATGCTGTCCCAGGCCGGCGATATGTTGGCGATCAAGCATCCAGTAGAGATTTACGCGGAGACCCTGGCCGGTCGCTGA
- a CDS encoding acetate--CoA ligase family protein: MSLKDNIHALFAPKTVAVIGASAAPGKVGYTVVANMQEAGYPGTLIPVNPKADEILGLPVTKNIKDLPEGLDLAVIVVPVAAVLPAMDALIERKVRAVIIITAGFKEVGKEGYALEQRLIELCTEHEIAMVGPNCLGLISTQDHNNASFAAGYPAEGSIAFFSQSGALCTAILDWALGENIGFSKFVSLGNKAVINEANMLEYLRTDPNTSVILGYIENVEHGADFIEQAAKVTREKPVIMIKSGTTTAGAKAASSHTGAIAGSDQAYTAAFRKTGVIRANDMATLFDLAQAFSTQPLPEGPGLCIVTNSGGPGILAADATEKSSLNMARLSNSTIDRMKEFLPPYASLYNPVDLIGDAPAERYRKTLEVVVEDPQVHSILVLLTPTASAEIMETAQAIIDVAKTTKKPIFVNYMGGMRTRPGQKLLTDSGIPCSIYPEPLIASIETMYNYFLWRQTPAQEFPTIKRNRQKARLVINEARSKGATEVVEFQAQEVLRAYNLPTPNTALARSSDEAVAAAEKIGYPVVLKIASPQISHKSDVGGVKVNLADAEAVKNAFFDITARAQRMRPEAYIAGCLVQEMAPKGCKEIIIGFKRDDQFGPLLMFGLGGIYVEVLKDIAFRLAPLGRDDAKGIIREIKSYMLLKGVRGEQPVNFQAIEDILLTMSELALDFPEILEAEFNPVLVNAEKAVVADVRITLSA; this comes from the coding sequence ATGAGTTTGAAAGACAACATTCACGCACTGTTTGCGCCTAAAACCGTAGCCGTTATCGGGGCTTCCGCAGCCCCGGGCAAAGTCGGCTATACGGTCGTGGCCAACATGCAGGAGGCCGGGTACCCGGGTACGCTCATTCCTGTAAACCCCAAGGCGGACGAGATCCTCGGCCTGCCGGTGACGAAGAACATCAAGGACCTGCCGGAAGGCCTTGACCTGGCCGTCATCGTCGTGCCCGTGGCCGCCGTGCTGCCGGCCATGGACGCCCTGATCGAACGCAAGGTCCGGGCCGTCATCATTATCACGGCGGGTTTCAAGGAAGTGGGCAAGGAAGGCTATGCCCTGGAGCAACGCTTGATCGAGCTTTGCACCGAGCATGAAATCGCCATGGTCGGTCCCAACTGTCTGGGGCTTATCAGCACCCAGGACCATAACAACGCCTCCTTTGCCGCCGGTTATCCGGCTGAAGGCTCCATCGCCTTTTTCTCCCAGTCCGGGGCGCTTTGCACGGCCATCCTCGACTGGGCCTTGGGCGAAAACATTGGTTTCTCCAAGTTCGTTTCGCTTGGCAACAAAGCTGTCATCAACGAAGCCAACATGCTTGAGTATCTGCGCACCGACCCCAATACGTCGGTTATCCTCGGCTACATTGAAAACGTCGAGCACGGCGCGGACTTCATCGAACAGGCCGCCAAGGTGACCCGGGAAAAGCCGGTCATCATGATCAAGTCCGGCACCACCACGGCCGGGGCCAAGGCCGCCTCCTCCCACACCGGGGCCATTGCCGGTTCGGATCAGGCCTACACCGCCGCCTTCCGCAAGACCGGCGTCATCCGGGCCAACGACATGGCCACCCTATTCGATCTGGCCCAGGCCTTTTCCACCCAGCCCCTGCCCGAAGGCCCGGGCCTGTGCATCGTGACCAACTCCGGCGGTCCCGGCATCCTGGCCGCCGACGCCACGGAAAAGTCCAGCCTCAACATGGCCCGGCTGTCCAACAGCACCATCGACCGCATGAAGGAATTCCTGCCGCCCTATGCGTCGCTGTATAACCCCGTCGATCTCATCGGCGACGCCCCGGCCGAACGCTATCGCAAAACCCTGGAAGTGGTGGTCGAGGACCCGCAGGTCCATTCCATTCTGGTGCTTTTGACCCCCACGGCCTCAGCCGAGATCATGGAAACGGCCCAGGCCATCATCGACGTGGCCAAGACCACCAAAAAGCCCATCTTCGTGAACTACATGGGCGGCATGCGCACCCGTCCCGGCCAGAAGCTGCTTACCGATTCCGGCATTCCCTGCTCCATCTACCCGGAGCCGCTCATTGCCAGCATCGAGACCATGTACAACTACTTCCTGTGGCGGCAGACCCCGGCCCAGGAATTCCCGACCATCAAACGCAACCGCCAAAAGGCCCGCCTCGTCATCAATGAGGCCCGGTCCAAAGGCGCTACCGAAGTGGTGGAATTCCAGGCCCAGGAAGTGCTCCGGGCCTACAACCTGCCCACACCCAATACCGCCCTGGCCCGGTCGTCCGACGAGGCCGTGGCCGCTGCCGAGAAGATTGGCTATCCTGTGGTCTTGAAGATCGCCTCGCCGCAAATCTCGCACAAATCCGATGTGGGCGGCGTCAAAGTGAACCTGGCCGATGCCGAAGCCGTCAAAAACGCCTTCTTCGACATCACGGCCCGGGCCCAGCGGATGCGCCCCGAGGCCTATATCGCCGGCTGTCTGGTCCAGGAGATGGCTCCCAAGGGCTGCAAGGAAATCATCATCGGCTTCAAGCGCGATGATCAGTTCGGGCCGCTTCTGATGTTCGGCCTGGGCGGCATCTACGTGGAAGTGCTCAAGGACATTGCCTTCCGGCTGGCTCCTCTTGGCCGCGACGACGCCAAGGGCATCATCCGCGAAATCAAGTCCTACATGTTGCTCAAGGGTGTGCGCGGCGAGCAGCCGGTCAACTTCCAGGCCATTGAGGACATCCTGCTCACCATGTCCGAACTGGCCTTGGATTTCCCGGAAATCCTCGAG